The following coding sequences lie in one Rhodohalobacter barkolensis genomic window:
- a CDS encoding PD40 domain-containing protein codes for MQLRYKILLAFLLTLFVGTTITEQLFAQYFFFGKNRVQYDTFDWRFIETDHFDIYYYDSKNYHLAQFTAETVESSLKQLNQDFDDQLTDRIPVIIYDSHSDFSQTNVVRLPVDAQGIGGVTDKFKNRMTQPFMGDYADFRRTLQHELLHAYINDVYYGGNVQSIMRNNIQLQFPLWFEEGLAEYLALGWDTQTDMYIRDAILNNYLPPIQQLGGFFAYRGGQAFWYYIEDQYGRPKITEILQRIKSTRNIRQSLVQSLGLEIDELSERWHEYWRQRYFPEVAERQSLNSVATQITTRARSGSYNTSPAISPRGDKIAMISNRRGIFDVIVVDANSGERIKTIVSGADNPMFEELNILNPNLSWSPDGTKITLSSKSQGSYNLAIVDYETLDSETIRFPSVDAINSVAWSPDGNKIAFDGNIGPYQNIFVYNLQTGDFQTITNDVFSDVEPAWGPDSETIYFVSNRGSVLEPQTAKAGFSIMQDNSFYETDLYRIQLGNNQIERLTNTPDWSENQPTLTQDGRMLFVSDQNGIPNIYDYDLDSRTVFPITDLQSGVMQISISNDGTRLAFNSLNSGYPDIFMIRSPFDRRMNRQLTPNTWAQERAATTPGERVPAISYAQEMIHNRPNGNVVTTRVLQDAPITGHERMIDSRRDTTEQDTTRQTDSDRIDFRNYQFGEAVVQDTTLELRDDPRKFEPTANTTEEGLYQPKEYRLSFTPDFSYAAGQISTYYGTSAFAFVTLTDLFGDHELSFGSNLVFDLRNSDYTFQYGYLKNRTNFFTSFFHQSRNFQTFSGELLRFRTFGASVDFQYPLNRYQRVDYGVSGIGLARDFSSVSGVGNQNLNNERSYFLYPQVTFTGDYTIPGFITPRGGNRYSVRLSASPPLSSETPQFATLLGDYRQYIDLGSQYSISLRGAGAVSYGRDSQTFFMGGMLGWINQRWSDAEIPFERLADTFFTLPATPLRGHEFNTIFGDKFTLINAEFRFPLFAAVLPGPVPILPLWNITAVAFVDAGAAWGFEVPYSRFVDQTGEPIVYFENSPGLDWKVGTKRNEFINPQTGLLREGEPQEGDIPASFVDGDILIGAGFGLRTILLGLPFRYDIGWPYESSGFGSKPIHYFSIGIDF; via the coding sequence ATGCAGCTTAGATACAAAATCCTACTGGCTTTTCTGCTCACACTTTTTGTCGGCACAACAATTACAGAACAGCTTTTTGCCCAATATTTCTTTTTTGGCAAAAATCGTGTCCAGTACGACACTTTCGACTGGAGATTCATTGAGACTGATCATTTTGATATCTATTACTACGATTCGAAAAACTACCATCTGGCACAATTCACTGCCGAAACGGTAGAATCGTCTCTGAAGCAACTGAATCAGGATTTTGACGACCAGCTGACGGATCGCATCCCGGTCATCATATACGACTCTCACAGCGACTTCTCTCAGACCAATGTTGTACGTCTTCCTGTGGATGCGCAGGGAATTGGTGGTGTTACCGACAAATTTAAAAATCGGATGACTCAGCCGTTTATGGGCGACTATGCCGATTTTAGGCGCACACTTCAGCACGAACTGCTGCACGCTTATATCAATGATGTCTACTACGGTGGAAATGTTCAATCCATTATGAGAAACAATATTCAGCTACAGTTTCCTCTTTGGTTCGAAGAAGGGCTGGCTGAGTATTTGGCGCTTGGATGGGATACACAAACGGACATGTATATCAGGGATGCAATTTTAAATAATTACCTCCCGCCTATCCAGCAACTTGGAGGATTTTTTGCGTATCGAGGTGGACAGGCTTTTTGGTACTATATTGAAGATCAGTATGGACGACCTAAAATCACAGAAATTCTTCAGCGGATTAAATCAACCCGTAATATTCGGCAGTCGCTGGTACAATCCCTGGGACTGGAAATTGACGAACTCTCTGAGAGATGGCACGAGTATTGGAGACAGCGTTATTTTCCCGAAGTGGCTGAACGTCAATCTCTGAACAGTGTCGCAACTCAAATTACTACAAGAGCTCGATCCGGTTCTTACAATACAAGTCCGGCCATTTCGCCAAGAGGTGACAAAATTGCAATGATTTCCAATCGTCGGGGAATATTCGATGTAATTGTTGTGGATGCGAACAGTGGTGAAAGAATCAAGACCATTGTAAGCGGTGCGGATAACCCAATGTTTGAAGAGTTAAACATTTTAAATCCAAACCTCAGCTGGTCTCCGGATGGTACTAAAATCACCCTTTCAAGTAAATCTCAGGGATCTTACAACCTGGCAATTGTAGACTATGAAACACTGGATAGTGAAACAATCCGATTTCCAAGCGTTGATGCAATCAATTCTGTAGCATGGTCTCCTGACGGAAATAAAATTGCATTTGACGGGAATATTGGGCCCTATCAAAATATATTCGTTTACAATCTCCAAACCGGTGATTTTCAGACAATAACCAATGATGTGTTCAGCGATGTTGAACCCGCCTGGGGTCCCGACTCAGAAACAATTTATTTTGTATCCAATCGAGGTTCTGTTTTAGAACCACAAACGGCAAAAGCCGGTTTTTCAATTATGCAGGATAATTCATTTTATGAAACTGACCTGTACAGAATACAATTGGGAAATAACCAAATAGAGCGGCTTACAAATACACCTGATTGGTCAGAAAATCAGCCTACACTTACACAAGATGGCCGAATGCTCTTTGTATCTGATCAAAACGGTATCCCGAATATTTATGATTACGACCTGGATAGCCGCACAGTCTTTCCAATAACAGACCTGCAGTCGGGTGTGATGCAGATCTCAATATCCAATGACGGTACACGGCTTGCTTTTAACTCACTGAACAGTGGTTACCCGGACATATTTATGATTCGTTCTCCATTTGATAGAAGAATGAATCGGCAACTCACACCCAATACCTGGGCACAAGAACGAGCTGCAACAACTCCGGGCGAGCGCGTACCTGCCATTTCATATGCGCAGGAGATGATTCATAATCGGCCCAACGGCAATGTGGTTACAACCAGAGTACTTCAGGATGCCCCAATTACCGGCCACGAACGTATGATCGATAGCCGAAGAGATACGACTGAACAAGATACTACCCGGCAAACAGATTCAGACCGGATCGATTTCAGAAATTATCAATTTGGTGAAGCTGTTGTCCAGGATACTACCTTAGAGCTTCGGGACGATCCCCGAAAATTTGAACCGACTGCTAATACAACTGAAGAAGGTTTGTATCAGCCAAAAGAGTACCGTTTAAGTTTTACTCCCGATTTTAGCTATGCTGCCGGACAAATCAGTACTTATTATGGTACCTCAGCTTTTGCGTTTGTAACACTTACCGACCTTTTTGGTGATCATGAACTTTCATTTGGTTCAAATCTCGTATTTGACCTCCGAAATAGTGACTATACATTTCAGTACGGTTATCTGAAAAACCGAACCAATTTCTTTACCTCCTTTTTCCATCAATCCCGAAACTTTCAAACATTCAGCGGTGAACTTCTACGCTTCAGAACTTTCGGTGCTTCTGTAGATTTCCAATATCCTCTGAATCGCTATCAAAGAGTAGATTATGGTGTTTCCGGAATTGGTCTGGCAAGGGATTTCAGTTCTGTTAGCGGAGTGGGAAATCAAAATTTGAATAACGAACGAAGTTACTTTCTTTACCCTCAGGTAACTTTTACAGGAGATTATACAATACCCGGATTTATAACTCCCCGAGGAGGTAACCGATACTCCGTAAGATTATCGGCAAGTCCTCCACTCTCTTCAGAAACCCCACAGTTTGCCACACTTCTGGGTGATTATCGTCAGTACATAGATTTGGGCTCACAGTATTCTATTTCTCTTCGTGGAGCCGGTGCTGTTTCCTATGGACGTGATTCTCAAACTTTTTTCATGGGTGGTATGCTGGGCTGGATAAATCAGCGTTGGTCTGATGCTGAAATACCATTTGAAAGATTGGCAGACACCTTTTTCACACTACCGGCCACACCACTTAGAGGACACGAATTCAACACTATTTTTGGCGATAAATTCACCTTGATTAATGCTGAATTCAGATTCCCGCTGTTCGCAGCTGTATTACCCGGTCCTGTACCCATCCTGCCTCTTTGGAATATAACGGCCGTTGCCTTTGTGGACGCGGGTGCTGCCTGGGGATTTGAAGTACCATATTCACGATTCGTAGACCAGACTGGAGAACCCATCGTCTATTTCGAAAATTCTCCCGGCTTAGATTGGAAAGTGGGTACCAAACGAAATGAATTCATCAATCCTCAAACCGGGCTTTTAAGAGAAGGAGAGCCTCAGGAGGGTGATATACCGGCGAGTTTTGTTGACGGTGATATCCTCATTGGCGCCGGATTTGGATTGCGTACGATTTTACTCGGGCTGCCTTTCAGATATGATATTGGCTGGCCATATGAGAGTTCCGGTTTTGGCAGTAAACCGATTCATTACTTCTCTATTGGAATCGATTTTTAA
- a CDS encoding BrxA/BrxB family bacilliredoxin, which translates to MQFGFGVGPDTSWMREELTDLGVEELKTPEDVDRIMKEYNQGTMLMVINSVCGCAAGNARPAVGLSLEKAENKPNHMVTVFAGQDKEATARAREYFSEYPPSSPAFAFFVDGEIKAMIPRHRIEGRTKEEVAEDLLMVYNAFSGEDAE; encoded by the coding sequence ATGCAATTTGGATTTGGAGTAGGTCCTGATACTTCGTGGATGCGCGAAGAACTTACGGATTTAGGTGTAGAAGAACTAAAAACACCCGAAGATGTTGACAGAATTATGAAGGAGTATAACCAGGGAACCATGCTGATGGTTATTAACTCTGTTTGTGGCTGTGCTGCGGGTAATGCACGTCCGGCCGTCGGACTCTCATTAGAGAAAGCAGAAAATAAGCCCAATCACATGGTTACAGTTTTCGCCGGTCAGGATAAAGAAGCGACAGCTCGTGCGAGAGAATACTTTAGTGAGTACCCACCATCATCACCGGCGTTTGCCTTTTTTGTGGATGGAGAAATTAAAGCCATGATTCCCCGCCATAGAATTGAAGGGCGAACAAAGGAAGAGGTGGCTGAAGACCTCCTGATGGTTTACAATGCATTTTCAGGTGAAGATGCAGAGTAA
- a CDS encoding superoxide dismutase translates to MSFELPDLPYDYDALEPHIDEQTMKIHHGKHHQGYTNKLNAALEGHDFADLEIEEVLRRIDEVPADKKQAVINSGGGYANHNLFWKVMSPNGGGNPTGDVAKAIDKKFGSFDKFKEEFSSTAASQFGSGWGWLCVDDSGELVVQSTANQDSPYMSGLTPILGVDVWEHAYYLNYQNRRPDYLDAFWNVVNWDQVEKNYQDAK, encoded by the coding sequence ATGTCATTCGAACTACCCGATCTACCCTATGATTACGATGCGCTTGAGCCGCATATCGATGAACAAACAATGAAAATTCACCATGGTAAGCATCACCAGGGGTATACAAATAAATTGAATGCTGCTCTCGAAGGTCATGATTTTGCTGATCTTGAAATTGAAGAAGTGCTGAGACGAATTGACGAAGTTCCGGCAGATAAGAAACAAGCAGTAATTAACAGTGGCGGCGGATATGCCAACCACAATCTTTTTTGGAAGGTCATGTCACCCAACGGTGGTGGAAATCCAACCGGAGATGTTGCTAAAGCAATCGATAAAAAGTTTGGAAGCTTTGATAAATTCAAAGAAGAATTCTCTTCTACAGCTGCCTCTCAGTTTGGATCCGGCTGGGGTTGGTTATGTGTTGATGATTCAGGCGAACTGGTTGTTCAGTCAACAGCCAACCAGGACAGCCCTTACATGAGTGGACTAACTCCAATTTTGGGAGTAGATGTTTGGGAGCACGCTTACTATCTGAATTATCAAAACCGACGACCTGACTATCTGGATGCATTCTGGAATGTAGTTAACTGGGATCAGGTCGAGAAGAATTATCAAGATGCTAAATAA
- the sthA gene encoding Si-specific NAD(P)(+) transhydrogenase, with protein sequence MSFDYDVIIIGSGPAGFSCAMQSTKFDKKVLIVEADDNHLGGTWLNKGTVPSKALREAADLIQDFHTQFGDEKGRKPFERFRMEDLLSYKKSALDSKNRKVKTDLIKNEVETARGWGEIVDEHTVTVKDSLNKTTTYTTENILIATGSRPEEPKNFNIDHSSVLDYNSILNITHIPRRLVIVGSGVISFEYATIFASLGTRITILNDSDEFLPFLDHEIRDDVFKVLKKKGIIIHTLSKVKEVKPNPLRTCMEVVFRSELEDRLQVLESDHILYVGGKIPNTDNLFDSTLNIDLNDEGYINTDHHYRTAVKNIYAAGDVTGDPTSASASFVQGRLAACSMFDIPSESPTGDIPYGIYSIPEISGIGLTEEQAHDMGIDVTVGRAYYKNLTYADINHRTDGMLKLVFKTDDLKLLGVHIFGDHATDLIHLGQSIMAQDGTIKYFIEHVLNYPTYSEAYRVAAFNGVNRVYKAGVKYKNILNNKS encoded by the coding sequence ATGAGTTTTGATTACGATGTGATTATAATCGGCAGTGGTCCGGCAGGATTTTCATGTGCCATGCAAAGTACCAAGTTCGACAAAAAAGTATTAATCGTAGAGGCCGATGATAACCATCTTGGTGGCACTTGGTTGAATAAGGGAACCGTACCCAGTAAAGCACTTCGTGAAGCTGCAGACTTAATTCAGGATTTTCACACTCAGTTCGGTGATGAAAAAGGCCGTAAGCCATTTGAGCGATTCAGAATGGAAGACCTTCTCAGTTATAAAAAGAGTGCACTTGATAGTAAAAACAGAAAGGTAAAGACCGATTTAATTAAAAATGAGGTGGAAACAGCTCGTGGTTGGGGAGAAATTGTAGATGAGCACACCGTTACGGTAAAAGACAGCCTTAATAAAACAACAACGTATACAACTGAAAACATTTTAATTGCGACCGGGAGCAGACCTGAAGAGCCTAAAAACTTCAACATTGACCATAGCAGTGTTTTAGACTATAACTCTATACTGAATATTACCCACATTCCCAGACGATTGGTCATTGTTGGCAGTGGCGTCATCTCTTTTGAGTATGCTACAATTTTTGCTTCATTGGGAACTCGCATCACGATTCTTAATGACTCCGATGAATTTCTTCCATTTTTAGACCACGAAATAAGAGATGATGTGTTCAAGGTTTTAAAAAAGAAAGGCATCATTATTCACACCCTATCGAAGGTAAAAGAAGTAAAACCCAATCCACTTCGAACGTGTATGGAAGTAGTTTTCCGAAGTGAACTGGAAGACCGGCTTCAGGTTTTAGAATCTGATCATATTCTGTATGTAGGCGGTAAAATCCCAAATACAGATAATCTTTTTGATTCAACTCTGAATATCGATTTGAATGATGAAGGATATATAAACACCGACCATCACTATCGTACCGCAGTTAAAAATATCTATGCTGCCGGTGATGTTACCGGAGATCCGACTTCAGCCTCAGCATCTTTTGTTCAGGGAAGGTTAGCCGCTTGCAGTATGTTTGATATTCCATCAGAATCACCAACCGGTGATATTCCCTATGGAATTTACTCTATTCCTGAAATTTCCGGAATTGGACTTACGGAAGAGCAGGCTCATGATATGGGAATAGATGTGACTGTGGGTCGAGCTTACTACAAAAACCTGACCTATGCAGATATCAATCACAGGACAGACGGTATGCTGAAACTGGTTTTTAAAACCGACGATCTGAAATTGTTGGGTGTTCACATTTTTGGCGACCATGCCACAGACCTGATTCATTTAGGGCAAAGCATCATGGCACAGGATGGAACGATAAAATATTTTATTGAGCACGTTCTTAACTATCCAACCTACTCAGAAGCTTATCGAGTAGCGGCTTTCAATGGAGTGAACAGAGTGTATAAGGCGGGTGTGAAATACAAAAATATTTTAAACAATAAGTCTTAA
- a CDS encoding DUF429 domain-containing protein — protein sequence MKTAGIDGCKAGWILITFDENPEYRILENNDDFKDALLEFDRVFIDMPIGLEDEVYTRECDRKLREKLGAEYASSVFSPPIRPALHAPSYVEANMQSYDYTEKKLTVQAWNITPKIRILDQILSEHEDLRESVLESHPELIFMNLNGGMIYQKKNTKKGLRHRLSLIVNHEEIADDFFRDIKEEYRRNQVEEDDIVDSMALALASKHSVEKGIKTIPNDPPVDSKGLKKAIHFV from the coding sequence TTGAAAACAGCAGGAATTGACGGTTGCAAGGCAGGGTGGATCCTGATCACTTTTGATGAGAATCCTGAGTACAGAATTTTAGAGAATAACGATGACTTTAAGGATGCTCTCCTTGAATTTGATCGAGTTTTCATTGATATGCCGATCGGCCTTGAAGATGAAGTGTATACCCGGGAATGTGACCGTAAACTGAGAGAAAAACTGGGTGCGGAATATGCTTCAAGCGTATTTAGTCCTCCGATTCGCCCGGCTTTGCATGCACCTTCTTATGTGGAAGCGAATATGCAGAGTTACGATTACACAGAAAAGAAGCTCACGGTACAAGCCTGGAATATTACACCTAAAATCAGAATACTGGATCAGATTTTATCTGAACACGAGGATTTGAGAGAAAGCGTATTGGAAAGCCATCCTGAGCTGATTTTTATGAATCTAAACGGTGGCATGATCTATCAGAAAAAGAATACGAAAAAAGGGTTAAGACACCGGTTGAGCCTAATCGTAAATCATGAAGAAATTGCAGATGATTTTTTCCGGGATATCAAAGAGGAGTACCGAAGAAATCAGGTTGAAGAGGATGATATTGTAGACTCCATGGCATTAGCTTTGGCATCCAAGCATTCTGTTGAAAAGGGAATTAAAACCATTCCCAATGACCCTCCCGTTGATTCAAAAGGATTGAAGAAAGCTATCCATTTTGTGTAG
- the aspS gene encoding aspartate--tRNA ligase: MSWLRTHTCGELTIENKGKEVVLNGWVSKRRDLGGLIFIDLRDRYGITQIVFDETNSALHSMAEDLRSEYVIGVRGKVINRSDETVNPDMKTGELEVEVSELKVYSKAQTPPFEIKDDLKTNEETRLKYRYLDLRRAELQKNLILRSEVYHTIRNFYHDRKFTEVETPVLMKSTPEGARDYLVPSRVNAGKFFALPQSPQTYKQLLMVSGFDRYFQIVKCFRDEDLRADRQPEFTQVDVEMSFVDEEVIYTEHEALMANIWKDHLGVELKTPFPRMSYDDAMKTYGSDKPDLRFDVEIHDISDDVAESGFKIFNSTVDKGGRVLSITVPGEGSMGRGALDRLTDKVTSETGAAGMIFMKLNEGEITCSVGKFLDDETMKNMAETSGAKEGDLVLILAGPTPDVYKQMGGLRLIIGNQFDLIDRDQTKFLWVTDFPLVEWSKEDLRYHALHHPFTSPKEEDLDKLESDPKSVKARAYDLVLNGNEIGGGSIRIHTPELQQQMFSLLGIDEEEAEEKFGFLLDAFKYGAPPHGGIALGLDRIVMLMSGAGSLRDVIAFPKNQKAQSPMDSSPSEVSEEQLKELHISLRKTANN; encoded by the coding sequence ATGAGTTGGTTACGAACCCATACCTGTGGTGAACTTACAATTGAAAATAAAGGAAAAGAAGTAGTTTTAAATGGATGGGTTTCAAAACGCCGGGATTTAGGAGGATTGATTTTTATCGACCTGAGAGATCGGTATGGGATTACTCAAATCGTGTTTGATGAAACGAACAGTGCACTGCATTCTATGGCAGAAGATTTGCGGTCTGAATATGTCATCGGCGTGAGAGGGAAAGTTATTAATAGAAGTGATGAGACGGTTAATCCCGACATGAAAACGGGTGAATTAGAGGTTGAAGTGAGTGAGTTAAAAGTCTACTCAAAAGCTCAAACTCCTCCGTTTGAAATTAAGGATGATCTGAAAACCAATGAAGAGACTCGTCTCAAGTACCGTTATTTGGACTTAAGGAGAGCAGAACTTCAGAAAAATCTGATTCTACGCTCTGAAGTCTATCATACGATTCGGAATTTTTATCACGACAGAAAATTCACAGAAGTTGAGACTCCGGTTTTAATGAAATCCACTCCTGAAGGGGCTCGAGATTACCTGGTTCCAAGCCGGGTAAATGCCGGTAAATTCTTTGCTCTGCCTCAAAGCCCTCAAACGTATAAGCAGTTGCTTATGGTTTCCGGTTTTGATCGATATTTCCAAATTGTGAAGTGCTTCCGCGATGAAGACCTAAGGGCAGATCGTCAGCCTGAATTCACACAGGTGGATGTCGAGATGTCTTTTGTTGATGAAGAGGTAATTTACACGGAACATGAAGCATTGATGGCCAATATCTGGAAGGATCATCTTGGAGTAGAGTTAAAGACTCCATTTCCAAGAATGTCTTATGATGATGCAATGAAGACCTATGGTTCAGATAAACCTGATCTTCGTTTTGATGTAGAGATCCATGATATTTCTGATGATGTAGCTGAATCGGGGTTTAAGATTTTTAACTCTACAGTGGATAAAGGTGGTCGTGTGTTATCAATCACGGTACCGGGAGAGGGAAGCATGGGAAGAGGAGCATTAGATCGCCTGACCGACAAAGTGACTTCTGAAACGGGTGCAGCCGGAATGATCTTTATGAAACTGAATGAAGGCGAAATAACCTGTAGCGTCGGAAAGTTTCTGGATGATGAAACAATGAAAAATATGGCTGAAACTTCCGGAGCTAAAGAGGGTGACCTTGTTTTGATTTTAGCCGGTCCTACACCTGACGTCTACAAACAGATGGGTGGCCTGCGACTTATTATCGGTAATCAATTTGATCTGATCGATAGAGATCAGACTAAGTTTTTATGGGTAACGGATTTTCCTCTGGTTGAGTGGTCGAAAGAGGATTTACGCTACCATGCACTTCATCATCCATTTACCTCACCAAAAGAAGAGGATTTGGATAAACTTGAATCGGACCCGAAATCGGTGAAAGCAAGAGCTTACGATCTGGTTTTAAATGGAAACGAAATAGGAGGTGGATCTATTCGAATTCATACTCCGGAACTACAGCAGCAGATGTTTTCGTTATTAGGCATCGATGAAGAAGAAGCAGAAGAGAAGTTTGGCTTCTTATTGGATGCTTTTAAATATGGTGCTCCACCACATGGTGGTATTGCGTTAGGCTTGGATCGGATTGTTATGTTAATGTCCGGTGCCGGAAGTTTAAGGGATGTAATAGCATTTCCTAAAAATCAGAAAGCTCAAAGCCCGATGGATAGCAGCCCGAGTGAAGTGAGTGAGGAGCAGTTGAAGGAACTCCATATTTCTCTTCGAAAAACAGCAAATAATTAA
- a CDS encoding response regulator transcription factor has translation MNKIKVLITENFDIYRRGLQTILSETSTVADVKAVKTAKELFQEFKKSPEAICVVSSNIEGSNIHDLMQRLQKIQPAPKVIVLTYSTDINHLNQSLKAGVNGYLMKSCTAKELESAIIDVNNGTKAFSKSVSQIMADKYADQAKKPSAGNKLTKRETEVLKLIVEGYTSPEIAKMLYISPRTVETHRANLMNKLKIKNTAALVRYALERTEIG, from the coding sequence ATGAATAAAATCAAGGTTTTAATTACTGAAAATTTTGATATCTACAGACGAGGTTTACAGACCATACTTTCTGAAACTTCAACCGTTGCAGATGTAAAAGCTGTAAAGACTGCCAAGGAACTGTTCCAAGAGTTTAAAAAATCTCCAGAAGCAATCTGTGTTGTCTCCTCAAATATCGAAGGATCAAATATTCATGATTTGATGCAGCGCCTTCAAAAGATTCAACCCGCCCCAAAAGTAATTGTCCTCACCTACTCAACAGATATTAACCACCTCAATCAATCCCTGAAGGCGGGAGTAAATGGATATTTGATGAAGAGCTGCACTGCAAAAGAATTGGAATCAGCAATTATTGATGTAAATAACGGCACGAAGGCATTTAGCAAATCCGTATCACAAATCATGGCTGATAAATATGCCGATCAAGCCAAAAAACCATCGGCCGGTAATAAGTTAACCAAACGCGAGACTGAGGTTTTAAAACTTATTGTAGAAGGCTACACCAGTCCGGAAATTGCCAAGATGCTTTATATCAGTCCAAGAACGGTAGAGACTCATCGTGCAAATCTCATGAATAAATTGAAAATCAAAAACACTGCAGCCCTTGTTCGGTATGCGCTTGAAAGAACTGAGATTGGCTGA
- a CDS encoding site-specific integrase: MGTTYHFYLRKDKERANGECPIYLRITKNRKSRYNSTGIYVLPKHWNDEKEVIRKTHRNAKSLNSILEREQNKAETIQDELGVFGKDSAKTIQERLKQQESGDFFELASTYEKELQERKKLSTVKTLGVVLNKLEAFEGDRALPLKHIDAEYLERFEGFLKRKYKNRSTTINKNFEPIRAIIRKALQKHLISIDPFINFKGAKRGKPKPKTKLTIEQIRAIEQTTLNTNSNLWNTRNYFMFSFYSAGIRFGDLCCLKWKDVKGDQLSYQMNKNDKVFTIDMNKYQKNILEHYSEDKKKDQFIFPILNNHKDYSDPIFLREQIGNKNVLINKWLRKIAEKVNERLEKEESKVPSIDGISFHVARHSFAQYAVEKGLSIYEVMQTLRHSQIKTTQRYLKGLDEQLADKAMKKVF, translated from the coding sequence ATGGGTACAACATATCATTTTTACCTCCGCAAGGATAAAGAAAGAGCCAATGGTGAATGTCCGATTTATCTAAGAATAACAAAGAACCGAAAATCCAGATATAACAGTACTGGCATTTACGTTTTACCTAAGCATTGGAATGATGAAAAAGAAGTCATCAGAAAAACACATCGTAATGCAAAAAGTCTCAACAGTATATTAGAACGGGAGCAAAATAAAGCCGAAACAATTCAAGACGAATTAGGGGTATTTGGTAAAGACTCTGCAAAGACTATTCAGGAAAGACTTAAGCAACAGGAAAGCGGAGACTTCTTTGAACTGGCAAGTACTTACGAAAAAGAATTACAGGAGCGTAAAAAACTATCAACTGTCAAAACGTTAGGTGTAGTATTAAACAAACTGGAAGCCTTTGAAGGTGACAGGGCGCTTCCACTCAAACATATCGATGCAGAATACTTAGAAAGGTTTGAGGGCTTCTTAAAACGCAAATACAAAAACCGTTCTACAACTATCAATAAAAACTTTGAGCCTATTCGGGCGATTATAAGAAAAGCCTTACAAAAACATTTAATATCGATAGACCCATTCATCAATTTTAAAGGAGCAAAAAGAGGAAAACCAAAGCCTAAGACAAAACTTACTATCGAACAAATTAGAGCTATTGAGCAAACAACTCTAAATACAAACTCTAACCTCTGGAATACCAGAAACTATTTTATGTTTTCCTTTTATAGTGCCGGTATTCGATTTGGTGATCTTTGTTGTTTGAAATGGAAAGACGTAAAAGGCGATCAGCTTTCCTACCAGATGAATAAGAATGATAAAGTCTTCACAATTGATATGAATAAATACCAAAAAAATATTCTGGAGCATTATTCTGAGGATAAAAAGAAAGATCAATTCATTTTTCCAATTCTAAATAATCACAAAGACTATTCAGACCCAATTTTTTTAAGAGAACAAATCGGCAACAAAAATGTACTCATCAATAAATGGCTTAGAAAAATTGCGGAAAAAGTGAATGAAAGACTGGAAAAAGAAGAATCAAAAGTACCATCTATCGATGGAATTTCTTTTCATGTTGCCAGACATAGCTTTGCTCAATACGCAGTCGAAAAAGGCTTAAGTATTTATGAAGTGATGCAAACATTAAGACATTCACAGATCAAGACTACTCAAAGATACTTGAAAGGGTTGGATGAACAGCTGGCAGATAAAGCAATGAAGAAGGTATTTTAA
- a CDS encoding helix-turn-helix domain-containing protein, with product MQAYIPDEATLEKVIAKVTRRVVIEILPDVIRKATRKEWLTTDDVMEILDCSRRHVQYLRDSKQLTFSQNGRTIRYHFDDLESFMNSHKVESERA from the coding sequence ATGCAAGCTTACATTCCAGATGAAGCAACATTGGAAAAGGTCATAGCCAAAGTTACTAGAAGAGTAGTCATAGAAATTCTTCCTGATGTTATCAGAAAGGCAACCCGAAAAGAGTGGTTGACTACTGATGATGTAATGGAAATTCTGGATTGCTCAAGAAGACATGTTCAATATCTGAGAGACAGTAAGCAACTCACCTTTTCTCAAAATGGGAGGACGATCAGATATCATTTCGATGATCTGGAATCATTCATGAATTCCCATAAAGTAGAATCCGAGAGAGCATAA